CCTCCGAAACCGCTTAGATACCTCGACCTCATAGCTCCTGAACAGATAGAGCGacatcaatttttcaattttgtattttagaagATTGAAAAATTGCGAGAGATCATGTGCGAGTATTCTTAAacgtatttcataaaaattgctTGAGCCCTTAAAAGTTTTAGCCGTCGGTTCCTCCAATGACCAACAGTACCTCCTGATGACctaacccccccccccccccaggCGGTACGGGCCCGACACCGTGTTCTCGCACTACGACACGGAGACCGAGCTGGACTCGGGCCGCCTGCCGGACTACAAGCGCCGCTCCATCGACGAGGACAGCGCCTACCCGCAGGTCTACGCAGTGGGGACATACGATGGTGAGATACTTATataacaactttcacacaacgccatctagtctcaaactaagcagagcttgtactatgagtactagacaactgataaacacacaTATATTTCtaactacatacataatatagataaattacacccagacacagagcaaatgatcgtgctcatcgcaCAAACTTTTGTCTTGGGCGGGAACCGAACCCACGACCGTGACAGTGAGCATAGCAGTCActgtcactaaccactagaccaacaggccagtcagaatgattcattattaaatgatgcaacggtttacttgcGCGAATTTACTCCGgtagggtccgaaactagtcgggcaatcccgatataTCCGCGTGACTAAACCGTTGTATCTAACTCTGACTAATGTTTCTATACTTTGTAGATTCTCCGTTGGCGGCCAGTCCGGAGCTACCAACTCCTCAGGCAGAGCCCTCCACACAGAACGATGTGACGTCAGAGGTGGAGTCCATCCCACAGGACTACAGGTACCTATGTAGCCTACTGTTTGTTTGTTGCGCTTTCACTTGCTTGTTATATTGTAAATGCTACTTCTGTGTTTGGACATCATCCCTGTGATGGTGTCTGGGtttcaaagtaaaaatctttctttcaggttccgtacgtctgaatactaaaatggaacccttataggatcactcgtgtgtctgtccgtccgtcgcttacagtcaattatctccgaatctattagaccgattaacttgaaatttggtacacatatcaattcctgtgacccaaacacagaggtgtgacgtgagcagatgaaatctgtatatggggggtcagttttggggggaaggggaaaattaaaaaaatatatctgaaaactgcatcgtgtggcatatcaaatgaaaggtcttgttgagaagatcttaaatgtatttttttttgtaattttaaaataaatagtttccaagttatttaagaaaattggtaccccccccccttatctccgaaactactgaacctaaaattttgaaaaaaaatacagaaattagttttctccttatagattataggaaaacctataagaagtccataatattaaaataacatggtaaatcactaaatattgtgcgtaccaacttacatttgcaggtggaatgtgtgggagaacatattttttaactccaaaaacatgataggtattTTACAATAGAAtctttaaacgactcccgcagtaataTCTTAAATCCTTGATCTTCAAGGCTTACCAATAGGTACAGTTTATCTATAAGATGTATATACTAGTGATATATGTATGCGTTTGCTCAGAGCGGAGAGTGAGGGTCCCCGCGTGGAGGTGACCACGCCGTCCGCGGGCGACGGGTACGACGCCAGTCTGCAGCTGTCCGGGAGGGACTCCGACGCGGGACGGGCCACCGCCAGGTATGAGGGCAGGGATAGAACTGAATTGAACTATACCATCTGCTTCTTTAaccaataaaaaactaaataagataaaattaaaaaaacgaccccctaaagtaaaaactaatcaatgtcaataaaaactaataaacccCCCCTTTGCCCCCGCCCCCAGGTACTACACAGAGAGCGGCGGCAGCTGTGAGCGGGAGCGTGGCTCTCCGGACTCGCCGCGACTCTACTCCTCCGCCGGTATGTATTACATATCATGCCCCCCTGGCCCCTGGCCCCCTGCCCCCTGCCCCCCCAGGTACTACACAGAGAGCGGCGGCAGTAATAGATAGGCGAGCCCTATGATGGAGAGACACGGATAGCGGAGCGGTTGAGGTGAACTCGCCAAACCCAGAGCGCGTGACACGTTCGATCGTCAcataagacaagcatttatgtcGTGCTTGTCCTGACCATGGGTCTCTGTGTGTGTTTCTGGGTCTCTGTGTGtgtttatgtgacttgaatgtttgtgataccctcctacaattatatttcttaatgaGGAATACTGGAACGCGGTAAAACCCTCccgttacttttaaaaatggCAATCTATAGTGATACATCGTTTGCAGAGCGTATCGAGGCTCGCCAGGCGAAGCTTGCGTCGCGAGTGCGCCTGCGCAAGACAGAGGACACAGACAACAGCACGTCACCTACAGAACAGGTGacagacatacatacatgttacTCTAGAATTATGAAAAAAGCATGTCTTTGGACTTTAAGAGAGGCCTGAGATGCCCCCTGAGTTTGTTTAAACATATCTTCTGTAATTAAATATacgtaatttgtaattaaatatacatttcatcAATCGTATAATTTGCTTGGCATTGATATAACACatgacataaataattatttcaatataaaaaataatttcaatttgaaagtACTTTCAAAATAGTAAAGGCACCAACATATTGCCTTGAGGTACTCCTGTACCTACTTAATCTTATTTCATCAAGTTCACTAAATTTTTTGTACAAAGTGTTGTAAGTGTAATTACATACAggctaaaaaatatatttaagtactcCTTTCCTTCAAGATTTTTAATCCACACGAATAATTTTGAGTGGTGAAGCTTATGAAAGGCTTCCGTCAAATCCGTATCGATCTAACACTAGTGTTGTGTTGCTGTCAGGCGGCGAAGTCCTCACTTCACCAAGTACATGAAGCCCTCGAGCTGATGGAGGCACAACATGGAAGCCATGATGGTAAGTGAGCTGGTCTAGTAGTGAgtaaccctgactgctgtacggtaccgaggtcgtgggttcgattcccagccaggacaaatgtttgtgtgaagaGAACGATTATTTGTTCTATGTTTGGGTGTATTTTAACTATAacttgtatgtatttagaaatgtattagTATAATGATGTGCGTGTGCAGGTTTATTAGATTGTTTAAGAATATCGTATCAATTTGTAAAGGAAATGAAATCGGAGTGATCGATTTTTGATTACTTTAATGTCCCCCCCCCCCTTAGCGGGCCCGGGCGGGTGCGCgtgggcggcgcgcgcgctgcgGCTGCGCGCGGAGCGGCGCGTGCTGCGCTGCGCGCTGGCGCGGGCGGCGGACACGGCGCGCCGCCTGTACTGCGCCTGCGCGCTGCACGAGTCCTCCTGCGTGTCGCTGTGCTGCGCGCTGCGCGCCGCCGACCGCGCGCTCGAGGTGTACGACGTGCTGCTCGCGCTCGCCGAGACCCACGGCAAGCACTCGCAGGAGCGCGAGGCGGCCGAGCTGGTCGCGCGCCAGCTGCTGGCGCGCCTGGACGAGGAGCACAGCTCGGCCAGCATCGGGGAGCCGCTGCTGTCGCCGGGGCCCTGGCTGCAGCATCACGCGCAGTGAGTCACACGCAACACGTGAAGCCTGAACTCGATCTTGTTGTATCAGCATCAAAagattaatagatttaaataatctaaacaCCCACATTCAAATGTCACttcattcaagttttatttaaattggtccAGCCGGCAGTTTTAAATTGTCATTAAGTTTGAAGGTAGCCTGACAATACATCGTCCGTGaatatttcaactgtctacTTATCATATTTACCTCGTTCATGAGATCTAGCTTCATTACCGACCATAGCTCTTCCATTATTAGGTGTACCTACCTGTATATGTATAAAACCTGGGGAAATACATCTTCCGCAGCTGTCTACTTATCATATGGTCTAGTTCATGAGATCCAGCCTGAGTATCGACCATCAGCAGTTCTTCCTAGGGCACTTCTAACCGTTGTATTGTATAGCTAACGTAAGGCCCCCCTACCTGCAGGCCCCCGTCGAGCGCGTGGACGGCGGGCTGCGAGCGTCGCCTGCGCGCGCACGCCGCCCGCCTCAAGGCCGACACCGTCGCGCTGCGGGACACGCAGCCGCAGCCCAAGCTGTTCTCATATCATGGTgagtgcttgtcctgagtctgggtgtcttgtgcatgtgacttgaatgtttgtgaaacacaagacacaaggattgagttctttaatgcgggagtcgtttacttaaaatacttttgaaccTCCAATATATTGATAAAGTGACTTTTACGTTCATCTCGTAGACGCAGATTCGAATCTTTCTGCTTAGAACGAATACTCTACTTATATGTCTAAAAGTATCTACACAATAAGACGTATACTCCATATAATGAACAAATTGACACTTTAAGCCAGTGAACTTAGTAGCTTAGTTGGTGAGGCGACTGTATAACGAGACGTTGTAGGTTCGAGACCTGTCTGAGAGTGCTATTTGTATTAATTGGCAAATATTACCCTCTCCGCATCGCTTCCAGCATATATGATAATGAAGATAAAACAAGACCTTTCTTAACCACAGTGGAAAACTAAACCGAATAACTCGTCATCCCTTCTAGACATAGACGAGTCCGAGCTGGGTCCCTCCGGCCCCTGCTCCTCAGCCGAGATGGAGGAGGCTGTGGCCATACACGACGCGCTCATCCTGCCGCACGCGCGCTCACACAACACACACAACTCACACGGTACACACGGCTCACACAGTACACACAACACACACGGTACACAGGGCGCGCAGCCGGCGCTCGGGGGGAGCTCGTCCACGCTCGGGAAGAAGGAGACACATGAGGAAAAGGTGAgggaatattttaataatatgaacgtttttgttttcattttaaagatatttaaaacttttcgaTGACATTACTAGCGTAATTTGCATTGCCATTGACATACCATGGAACTTGGTCAAGATCCGTGATATGTTTTTTGACCTAGCATGATTCATTATGGTGTCCTAGGCTATAAAGAAAGGCATAAGCCTTGCTATGGGATCACATGCAGATCCTGGGTAAGAGCGTATCCCAAGAACTTCCACTATCCCGCACGAcctagaaacatttattttccttaaatacaaatatcacACTTATATACATGTGTAAGCTCCAAAACTCTGTAGTGTTTTTAATGCGGTTTTTGAGGCCCACAAACTGagataaaaactaatattattacaaaattcaaacaacaaaactattaaataacttGTCTTTAacatcaaacataatttaataagctAAGCTCTTAAACCACACACACTCAACATGTAagcattaacataatatattattccgCAGCGCGGTTCGTCGGGCCGGCCGCGCCGCTCGCGCCCGCGACACTGGCTCGACGCGCGCGCTTCAGAAACTGACCTCTgaacacacacagacacacaaacatacatacatacacggGATTACTGAGAAATCATCCCAACCGTGATTTACCAAGGAATGTTAAGATACAATCTTCAAATGGAGTTTGAAGTCTAAAACAGTTTACATTGTGAACTGAATTTAATACTAAATGTTGTCTTTCTGCATTTTATTTAGACATTACACAAGTTGTTAGTATTATGAAAACCAGTGAAATGTGAGTTGTACTCGCGATGCTTAGGATTCCGTATGCATACgctaaatattaacaaaaatagcgtattgtatgtacatatgtcATCTGTCTagatatcacggttcatgagatatagcttGGTTATAAACGGACTAACAGACAGCGTAACATCAATTGTCAAGTTTACGGTTTTAAGCTATGTGTACGGAATCCTAAAGAATGatcttaaaatgatatttttctttatattggAACTTACCTCGAATATGAatgacttattatttaaataccagaCCACTGGTGTTAGAGTTGTCAATGTAAATTCGTTCTTGTATCGTGTACTATAAGGTTCTATTTACTGAACTTAAAATCaactcaaaaaacaaaaatacttgtcaTAGTAcagaatatataaaataattaagtattttcataatatcaaatttatgaaCTAGAGAATAAGAATGAATTTACATTGAATCATCTCTGATCTACGAAAAAGTCTGTTAAAATTGACTAAATCTCAGTTAGGAATCTGTTTGTTACTTAAATATGGTGCGATACCGAAAATGAATCattttggttattattattagttaaattaaacCAAGAACTAACTTTACACTTAACTgttataaataatcttaaagtTAGTTGAAAAGTTTCGTTTTTTGgtactaaattgtttttgtatgttttttttattataaaagttaagtttttctttaaaatgtacaaGAGGCTAACTAAATATGAACATTTTTGAATCAAATGTGACAAAAGTCGGGTTAAAAAGCTAGTATGTTAcctcgcgactgtctatctgacaacacaacacatgttactgtaacacagtatcacatagtaagactgcgtcacaactgtaatgacttaacgactgtcaaatgtGAGATGAAATATAAGatatgtttgaaatatttctctataaatgtttgtaaagttatatttaagaTCTAATGAATGTCTAAAAGAtatcaattgtaattttaatgttatacaaaGGAGTAGATGATCTGTggaaattataatatctatatagacgggaaatagaaaaaatattacaaaagtattttttttttgttaaaacaaaacaattagttaaattgatttataatctAAATACTACTATTAGACTTTAAATCACTTTGTAATACTTTATGACCGCTGTTAAACTCTGACTATTATAGCCGTaacagaaaaacatcatctgttaaaatgtcaactgtctatccaacacggttcatgagatacgacctgttgacagacggacaaacaacGGTGGCTTAATAAAACCGTTCTAAAAACCTAAAGAATACTTGTGtagtattttttcaataataatctgttgattaataataaatacatacatgttaaaAGAAAACGA
The Trichoplusia ni isolate ovarian cell line Hi5 unplaced genomic scaffold, tn1 tig00001557, whole genome shotgun sequence DNA segment above includes these coding regions:
- the LOC113507326 gene encoding uncharacterized protein LOC113507326 — its product is MKIQSVSGRGAGGEPPRSTAYYYADLERNKRRPGPDPEARSEDSELPDTSPVADDGAIREVPPLRDRGRQWSLPEYSTPENSRKIEETYSTAGTFPMPEHKEKEPLLAELAVVGRVPLTQLEGPACAGAGRGAVVRRTRSWYLCCPNVADDEVSRESSWRYSSLRPVTAPPLPGTNGHRRVGTHSPAREDPNALRAERDALARALAAERQRAATAARAHDARLAELHGVIAELVRRRAHDKQTRAIPEEDVSDECESTTQPAGELDNDADNSRTDQSVDMAYQQEASDQQDVFKTDPAEQPDADLPDRAGQPDGNEQDGNREGFREMWNGRDRRYGPDTVFSHYDTETELDSGRLPDYKRRSIDEDSAYPQVYAVGTYDDSPLAASPELPTPQAEPSTQNDVTSEVESIPQDYRAESEGPRVEVTTPSAGDGYDASLQLSGRDSDAGRATARYYTESGGSCERERGSPDSPRLYSSAERIEARQAKLASRVRLRKTEDTDNSTSPTEQAAKSSLHQVHEALELMEAQHGSHDAGPGGCAWAARALRLRAERRVLRCALARAADTARRLYCACALHESSCVSLCCALRAADRALEVYDVLLALAETHGKHSQEREAAELVARQLLARLDEEHSSASIGEPLLSPGPWLQHHAQPPSSAWTAGCERRLRAHAARLKADTVALRDTQPQPKLFSYHDIDESELGPSGPCSSAEMEEAVAIHDALILPHARSHNTHNSHGTHGSHSTHNTHGTQGAQPALGGSSSTLGKKETHEEKRGSSGRPRRSRPRHWLDARASETDL